A single window of Spirochaeta isovalerica DNA harbors:
- the pepT gene encoding peptidase T, translating into MKKYYKTIEEQVQERFLRYVKIWTTSDRRIAEEKTPSTAIQFDLLNLLEKEMKDMGISDISYNEMGYLIGRIPANAKADTIGFMAHVDTASDAPGKDVKPQVHQNYDGKLIKLNDTLQIDPEDDEDLKLYVGNTVITTDGSTLLGADDKAGIAEIMTAASIILSHDEIKHGEIELIFTPDEETGCGMNNFPREELHSRACYTMDGGREGELEDECYYAYGADVTFQGIVIHPGYARGKLVNAVTMASAFVSMLPRNESPEATDGRFGNYWAQSISGSLEKARLHLLMRSFDADDIQRRVKALDAFAAAVEAAFPGGKVTVETKKQYVNMKEKLDENPRVMANVERAFELADVEPHKVVIRGGTDGSRLTEMGVPTPNIFTGGHNFHSRKEWIGVPAMVKAVSVILHLVETWTE; encoded by the coding sequence ATGAAAAAATATTATAAAACTATTGAAGAACAGGTTCAGGAGAGATTTCTCCGTTACGTAAAAATATGGACGACTTCGGACCGGCGCATTGCCGAAGAGAAGACCCCATCCACGGCAATACAGTTCGACCTTCTCAATCTTCTGGAAAAGGAGATGAAGGATATGGGAATCAGCGATATTTCCTATAATGAAATGGGTTATCTCATCGGCCGAATTCCCGCGAATGCAAAAGCGGACACAATCGGTTTTATGGCTCATGTCGATACGGCTTCAGACGCGCCCGGAAAGGATGTCAAACCGCAGGTACACCAGAACTACGACGGAAAGCTCATTAAGTTGAATGATACTTTGCAGATCGATCCCGAAGATGATGAGGATTTGAAACTCTATGTCGGAAACACGGTTATAACAACAGATGGCTCCACATTGCTCGGAGCGGATGATAAAGCGGGAATCGCCGAAATTATGACTGCAGCATCCATCATTCTCAGTCATGATGAGATAAAACACGGCGAAATCGAATTGATTTTCACCCCCGACGAAGAAACCGGTTGCGGAATGAACAATTTCCCCAGGGAAGAACTTCACTCCCGGGCCTGTTACACCATGGATGGCGGAAGGGAAGGAGAGCTGGAAGACGAATGTTACTACGCTTACGGGGCTGATGTTACATTTCAGGGGATTGTTATCCATCCAGGTTACGCCAGAGGAAAACTGGTAAATGCTGTCACAATGGCTTCCGCTTTCGTTTCCATGCTTCCCCGCAATGAGAGTCCCGAGGCAACCGACGGCCGTTTTGGCAACTATTGGGCGCAGAGCATTTCCGGATCTCTGGAAAAAGCCCGGCTTCATCTTCTCATGCGTTCATTCGATGCCGATGACATTCAGAGGCGGGTAAAGGCTCTCGATGCTTTCGCAGCTGCTGTGGAAGCGGCTTTTCCCGGAGGAAAAGTGACGGTTGAAACGAAAAAGCAGTATGTCAACATGAAAGAAAAGCTCGATGAAAATCCCCGGGTCATGGCAAATGTGGAGAGAGCGTTCGAGCTCGCGGATGTCGAGCCCCATAAGGTTGTTATCCGCGGCGGGACAGATGGTTCGAGACTGACGGAAATGGGTGTACCCACGCCCAATATTTTTACCGGCGGCCATAATTTTCATAGTCGGAAGGAGTGGATCGGAGTTCCCGCAATGGTTAAAGCTGTGTCGGTTATTCTCCATCTTGTTGAAACCTGGACCGAATAG
- a CDS encoding HEAT repeat domain-containing protein, translating into MKRKILLILILVVSLFFSCRSVINDLPMDSAQDRAESALIILGNPLGTFPVTNADIPDLLEYSRDPNPAVRHMAVFQLGQLDTASYYRDLLPLLIDDDISVSRNTKDLLLRNEQEAARVFREALSGDNNDLILKLLELLVQLDDSASLEKIIELFLSNQKSVVDKAVSAAAALADINDRILYDSLLRPEPEIRIGIVRTLSRMGDPAILGTLLPYMYDPEVKVRNAVKFAFVDFGEKSVPYLINVLNNPAPETQLSVLGLFEALKSPSSIDPIIELFGNENQRVRERAVYTVSTFGETALDNLGRALESDRKEILISAIGLLGKIDNGRSLDFLMTLLDNPDRAVRSAAIKNILLFGTEAGDRFLGILDRRDYDKYSFAVQGLTTLKDPRLISDTSTSLYNRNNRSRALILYTDRDSIDTYLSGLELSGLLKRDISSIKLISLASISLKKAEKEIRDSGSRYTTFYISRNDFQKKSEEALQLSFTYMHNYMDSKNVEDLEKARRQRDYSELFARSAQELDMQLSNYIGTSETEKQLINSFEESRDRIISLYESVSINRKNLADQILEEYGLTYNLVVEGTFSQAVP; encoded by the coding sequence ATGAAACGGAAAATCCTATTAATCCTCATTTTAGTCGTATCTCTCTTCTTCTCCTGCCGGTCTGTCATCAATGACCTGCCGATGGATTCCGCTCAGGACAGGGCGGAGTCAGCTCTGATTATACTGGGAAACCCTCTGGGTACTTTTCCCGTTACCAATGCCGATATTCCCGATCTACTGGAATATTCCCGTGACCCGAATCCCGCCGTAAGGCATATGGCTGTCTTTCAACTGGGACAGCTGGATACGGCATCGTATTACAGGGATCTGCTGCCTCTTTTGATCGATGATGATATTTCCGTTTCCCGCAACACAAAAGATCTTCTTCTCCGAAACGAACAGGAAGCTGCCAGAGTTTTCAGGGAAGCTCTTTCCGGAGATAATAATGATCTGATCCTCAAGCTTCTGGAGCTGCTTGTTCAGCTGGATGACTCCGCGAGCCTGGAGAAAATTATCGAGCTTTTTTTAAGCAATCAAAAAAGCGTTGTCGATAAAGCCGTTTCTGCGGCGGCCGCACTGGCGGATATAAATGATAGAATACTTTACGACAGCCTCCTGAGGCCGGAACCGGAAATAAGAATCGGAATTGTCAGAACTTTAAGCCGAATGGGGGATCCTGCCATACTGGGCACCCTGCTTCCCTATATGTATGATCCGGAAGTGAAAGTGCGCAATGCCGTTAAATTCGCATTTGTCGATTTTGGAGAGAAATCGGTTCCCTATCTGATCAACGTCCTCAATAACCCTGCGCCGGAGACTCAATTATCTGTTTTAGGCCTCTTTGAGGCTTTGAAAAGTCCCTCTTCCATCGACCCGATTATTGAGCTGTTCGGTAATGAAAACCAGAGGGTCCGGGAACGGGCTGTCTATACAGTTTCCACATTCGGAGAGACCGCGTTGGATAATCTCGGCCGGGCACTTGAAAGCGACAGAAAAGAAATCCTAATCAGCGCAATCGGGCTTCTGGGTAAAATCGATAATGGGCGGTCTCTCGATTTTCTTATGACCCTTCTCGATAATCCCGATAGGGCGGTTCGTTCGGCAGCTATAAAAAATATTCTCCTTTTCGGCACGGAAGCCGGTGACAGGTTTCTCGGCATTCTGGATCGGCGGGATTACGATAAATACAGTTTTGCTGTACAGGGTCTGACGACACTGAAAGATCCGAGACTAATCAGCGATACAAGCACATCTCTCTATAATAGAAACAACAGGAGTCGCGCTCTGATTCTCTATACCGATAGAGATTCAATTGACACCTATCTGTCCGGACTTGAGTTATCCGGCTTATTAAAACGGGATATCTCATCCATAAAATTGATAAGCCTGGCTTCAATTTCATTGAAAAAAGCGGAAAAGGAAATCCGCGATTCGGGATCTCGTTACACAACATTTTATATTTCCAGAAACGATTTTCAGAAAAAGTCCGAAGAAGCCCTTCAGCTCTCATTCACATATATGCACAATTATATGGATAGCAAAAATGTCGAAGACCTGGAAAAAGCCAGGCGTCAGAGGGATTACAGCGAATTGTTCGCCCGTTCCGCTCAAGAGCTGGATATGCAGCTTTCAAATTATATCGGAACAAGTGAGACTGAAAAGCAGCTGATTAACAGCTTCGAGGAGTCCAGAGACAGGATCATCTCCCTTTACGAATCCGTATCGATCAACAGAAAAAATCTAGCGGACCAGATCCTGGAAGAGTACGGTCTGACCTACAATCTTGTCGTGGAGGGAACTTTCAGTCAGGCTGTTCCCTGA
- a CDS encoding glycosyltransferase family 2 protein produces the protein MSEKVSVSVIIPVFNRKEAIHEAVKSVFDQTFRDWELIIADDGSDDGTFESLKEYEGDRRVQIIRLAHNGNPGYVRNRAVDRAAGRWIAFLDSDDLWNEEKLDRQISYMNDHRECLFLHTREVWSREGKIISQSHRKHKREGDLFEVSLGKCEIGPSTVLMDREMFTVLGGFREDLEICEDYEFWLRVTSRYSVGYIDEDLIVKRAGGGDQLSFKYGFIENFKIDALKNLIDSKLLPLEKEKVARKELARKCRIYGKGCRKRGREKEAEKYDSLYFFYMNDDGHREK, from the coding sequence ATGTCAGAAAAAGTGTCTGTTTCTGTTATTATTCCTGTTTTCAATAGAAAAGAGGCCATTCATGAAGCTGTAAAATCTGTGTTTGACCAGACTTTCCGGGATTGGGAGTTAATCATTGCCGACGATGGTTCTGATGACGGAACATTTGAGAGCTTGAAAGAATATGAAGGAGACAGGAGAGTTCAAATCATCAGACTGGCGCATAACGGAAATCCGGGATATGTGAGAAACAGAGCTGTTGATCGTGCCGCAGGGCGCTGGATAGCTTTTCTCGACTCCGATGACTTATGGAATGAAGAGAAGCTGGACAGACAAATTTCCTATATGAATGATCACAGAGAATGTCTTTTTCTGCATACGCGGGAAGTGTGGTCCCGCGAGGGAAAAATTATCTCCCAGAGCCATAGAAAGCACAAAAGAGAAGGGGACCTTTTTGAAGTCTCTCTCGGAAAATGCGAGATCGGACCCTCAACGGTCCTGATGGACAGAGAGATGTTTACGGTTCTCGGCGGGTTCAGGGAAGATCTGGAAATCTGTGAGGATTATGAATTCTGGCTTCGGGTAACTTCACGGTATTCCGTTGGTTATATAGATGAAGACCTTATTGTCAAAAGAGCCGGAGGTGGAGATCAATTATCATTCAAGTACGGTTTCATAGAGAATTTCAAAATTGACGCGCTTAAAAATCTGATCGATTCCAAACTGCTCCCTCTGGAAAAAGAGAAGGTTGCCAGGAAGGAACTGGCCCGCAAATGCCGCATTTACGGAAAGGGATGCCGGAAAAGAGGACGGGAAAAAGAAGCCGAGAAATATGATTCGCTCTATTTTTTCTATATGAATGACGATGGTCATAGAGAGAAATGA
- a CDS encoding TrmH family RNA methyltransferase yields the protein MTDPLISYLSGFISPDRFERMTAVLARRTEYLTVVLEDLHYSQNGSAVIRHCDAFGIQNLHVIENRNKFKVKNHAVRGTLKWINLNQFNEERSNSRNAIERLKKEGYRIIATSPHSSGSTPSDFDLNSGPAALFFGNERDGLSREVLELADGHIQIPMEGFVESLNISASCAIILNQLGSRLRESDLPWQLSSERYNQILTLWLKDSIRKIDFVMREYEK from the coding sequence ATGACAGACCCATTGATTTCCTATCTGAGCGGCTTCATAAGCCCGGACCGCTTTGAAAGGATGACAGCCGTACTTGCCAGGCGTACAGAATATCTGACCGTTGTCCTCGAAGACCTCCACTACAGCCAGAACGGCAGTGCAGTGATACGCCATTGCGATGCTTTCGGCATTCAGAATCTCCATGTAATAGAAAACCGCAACAAATTCAAAGTTAAAAATCATGCCGTCAGGGGAACTCTTAAATGGATTAATCTCAATCAGTTCAATGAAGAACGCAGCAACAGCCGGAACGCAATTGAGAGACTGAAAAAAGAAGGGTACCGGATAATTGCCACATCTCCCCATTCCAGCGGTTCGACTCCATCTGATTTTGACTTGAATTCCGGACCGGCGGCATTGTTTTTCGGCAACGAAAGAGACGGGCTTTCCCGTGAGGTTTTAGAGCTGGCTGATGGTCATATCCAGATCCCCATGGAGGGATTCGTCGAAAGCCTGAATATATCAGCCAGCTGCGCTATCATTTTGAATCAACTGGGATCTCGTCTGAGAGAATCTGACCTTCCCTGGCAATTGAGTTCTGAAAGATATAATCAGATTCTCACCCTGTGGCTGAAAGATTCAATCAGAAAAATCGATTTTGTGATGCGGGAATACGAGAAATGA
- a CDS encoding GGDEF domain-containing protein, producing MDRLKNLNKKLLTNLSRKERFEENRRVLKIVPLVLFAVSSLYLLQYRFFPGKENISALFPFYVGLFFFAALFSLIFRVLLPLVLKIKKHTLKAVFFSSYYYLMFLVTVFLTLLDLQSSSDYSAYAVGLFMVAYLFRIDWKQYVIFSVSGLLLFISACVFFLDSMLTPDRMLPIVIFTILSIYLVFVREKTRLQMLELKVKLEDSALKDPLTGLYNRRYLFDILPLRISLFGRYGDKTSILLLDIDHFKKVNDQLGHSVGDRVLKSFAMVIRDGIRETDTAYRYGGEEFLIVLNDTERDQAGLMAERMRKSIENYNFEEVPWTVTISIGIAEVRLGDNDDHLIERADNNLYEAKKTGRNKVVK from the coding sequence ATGGACAGGCTGAAAAACCTCAATAAAAAACTACTGACAAATCTCAGCCGAAAGGAGAGATTTGAGGAAAACCGGAGGGTCTTGAAAATAGTTCCTCTGGTTCTTTTTGCCGTTTCAAGTCTCTATCTGCTTCAGTACAGATTTTTTCCGGGAAAGGAAAATATCTCAGCATTATTCCCTTTCTATGTCGGATTGTTTTTTTTCGCGGCTCTGTTTTCCCTTATCTTCAGAGTGTTGCTGCCACTAGTTCTTAAAATAAAAAAACATACCCTTAAAGCGGTCTTTTTCTCATCTTATTATTATTTGATGTTTCTCGTGACAGTTTTTCTCACCCTTCTGGATCTTCAGTCATCCAGTGATTACTCTGCCTATGCCGTCGGCCTCTTTATGGTTGCCTATCTTTTCAGAATTGACTGGAAGCAATATGTGATTTTCTCCGTCTCCGGGCTTCTCCTGTTTATCTCTGCCTGTGTTTTCTTTTTAGATAGCATGCTGACTCCTGATCGCATGCTCCCCATCGTTATTTTTACCATCCTGTCCATTTATCTGGTTTTTGTTAGGGAAAAAACGAGATTGCAGATGCTTGAGCTGAAGGTGAAACTTGAAGATTCCGCTCTGAAAGATCCTCTGACAGGACTCTATAACCGGCGTTATCTCTTCGACATCCTTCCATTGAGAATTTCCCTTTTCGGGCGCTACGGCGATAAGACATCAATTCTGCTCCTCGATATCGACCACTTCAAGAAGGTAAATGATCAGCTCGGTCATTCTGTCGGCGACAGGGTTCTTAAATCCTTTGCCATGGTGATCCGGGACGGAATACGGGAAACCGATACGGCTTATCGCTATGGAGGGGAAGAGTTTCTTATTGTTCTCAACGATACGGAGCGGGATCAAGCGGGCCTGATGGCTGAAAGAATGAGAAAATCAATAGAGAATTATAATTTCGAAGAAGTTCCCTGGACAGTGACTATAAGTATCGGGATCGCCGAAGTGAGGTTGGGCGATAATGACGATCATCTTATCGAACGGGCGGATAATAATCTCTATGAAGCCAAAAAAACCGGACGAAACAAAGTCGTCAAATAA